One part of the Parabacteroides distasonis ATCC 8503 genome encodes these proteins:
- a CDS encoding AMP-binding protein — MENRFLGLIENSIKEHWDLPAFSDYNGHTFHYKDVARRIEKFHIILEHAGIKKGDKVALVGRNSSNWAICFFGILAYGAVAVPILHEFKPDNIHHIVNHSEAKAVLAASSNWENMNERMMPDVKLFMMLDNFSIIHSKSKEVRVVRDRINEYFGKKYPRSFTSNDVRYHVEKPEELAVLNYTSGTTSFSKGVMIPYRSLWSNTQFAYDNLPFIHPGDNIVCMLPMAHMYGLAFEVLNSVNKGCHVHFLTRTPSPKIIAEAFTTIKPALILAVPLIIEKIIKNKVFPELEKPLIKLLLKVPYIDQKVLDTISAKLTASFGGNFGEIVIGGAAINKEVETFLHSIHFRYTVGYGMTECGPLVSYAQWDEFKPGSVGRIVDRMEVRIDSEDPENKVGEILVKGMNVMLGYYKNPEATKAVMMPDGWMRTGDLGTLDKDGFLYIRGRSKTMILGPSGQNIYPEEIEDRLNNMLYVAESLIISQGGKLVALIYPDWEQVDKAGIQHSEIEKLMQTNIDQVNEEMPNYSKITCFKLYQEEFEKTPKRSIKRYLYQPAE, encoded by the coding sequence ATGGAGAATCGTTTTTTAGGACTCATAGAGAATAGCATCAAGGAGCATTGGGATCTCCCGGCGTTCTCCGATTATAATGGACATACCTTCCATTATAAAGATGTAGCTCGTCGAATCGAGAAATTTCATATTATCCTAGAGCATGCCGGCATTAAAAAGGGGGATAAGGTGGCTTTAGTTGGACGGAACTCCTCCAACTGGGCGATCTGTTTCTTCGGGATCTTGGCTTATGGAGCCGTAGCCGTGCCTATCCTACATGAATTCAAACCGGATAATATACATCATATCGTAAATCATTCCGAGGCAAAGGCAGTCCTTGCCGCTTCCAGCAACTGGGAGAATATGAATGAACGCATGATGCCTGACGTGAAACTGTTCATGATGCTGGATAACTTCTCGATCATTCACAGTAAAAGCAAAGAAGTCCGGGTAGTAAGAGATCGGATTAATGAATATTTCGGTAAAAAGTACCCTCGTTCATTCACGTCGAACGATGTTCGGTATCACGTGGAAAAGCCGGAAGAATTAGCGGTACTTAATTATACTTCCGGAACCACCAGTTTCTCGAAAGGGGTTATGATCCCCTATCGGAGCTTATGGAGTAATACGCAATTCGCTTACGACAATTTACCGTTCATCCATCCGGGTGATAATATCGTATGTATGCTTCCGATGGCCCATATGTACGGATTGGCATTCGAGGTATTGAATTCCGTGAATAAAGGCTGCCATGTACACTTCCTCACACGTACCCCCAGCCCGAAAATCATAGCGGAAGCTTTCACGACGATCAAGCCGGCGCTGATCCTAGCCGTACCTCTGATTATCGAGAAAATCATCAAAAACAAGGTATTCCCCGAACTGGAGAAGCCTTTGATTAAATTGCTCTTGAAAGTCCCCTATATAGACCAGAAAGTGCTGGATACCATTTCCGCCAAGTTAACGGCGTCTTTCGGAGGAAACTTCGGGGAGATCGTTATCGGAGGAGCCGCTATCAATAAAGAAGTGGAAACGTTCCTTCATTCCATCCATTTCCGCTATACCGTAGGCTACGGGATGACCGAATGTGGCCCGCTAGTCTCCTATGCGCAATGGGATGAGTTTAAGCCCGGTTCCGTAGGACGTATCGTCGACCGTATGGAAGTCCGCATCGATTCAGAGGACCCGGAAAACAAGGTGGGAGAAATATTGGTGAAGGGTATGAACGTGATGCTCGGTTATTACAAGAATCCGGAGGCTACGAAAGCCGTTATGATGCCTGACGGATGGATGCGTACCGGCGATCTGGGAACCCTCGATAAAGATGGATTTTTATATATCCGCGGCCGTAGTAAAACCATGATTCTAGGCCCCAGCGGACAAAATATCTATCCGGAAGAGATCGAGGATCGCTTGAATAATATGCTATATGTAGCGGAATCGCTCATCATCTCCCAAGGAGGTAAACTAGTCGCCCTCATCTATCCCGATTGGGAGCAAGTAGATAAGGCAGGTATACAACATTCCGAAATCGAGAAGTTGATGCAGACCAACATTGACCAAGTAAACGAGGAGATGCCGAATTACAGTAAAATCACCTGTTTCAAGCTGTATCAAGAAGAATTCGAGAAAACACCCAAAAGAAGCATCAAGAGATATTTATACCAACCGGCCGAATAA
- the mtgA gene encoding monofunctional biosynthetic peptidoglycan transglycosylase, producing the protein MVAPLVKRIWIWCRNLLIFLFVSSILAVMVYKFVPVYYTPLMFIRMYEQHQDGKKMKLDHTWVPISKIAQPLVQAVIASEDNLFMEHNGFDVEQIQKARAEAEKGKRVRGASTISQQTAKNVFLWPGKSYLRKGIEVYFTFLIEWIWGKERIMEVYLNSIEMGEGIYGAEAVAEAHFGKHAYQLTKSEAALIAATLPNPRKFNSAKPSPYMLKRQAKIISLMGKLIKVEMGYGAGQVDPGTGKVKKRKKWRASVIMTWDESLMPMR; encoded by the coding sequence ATGGTAGCACCTCTGGTAAAACGGATATGGATCTGGTGCAGGAATCTGTTGATCTTCCTGTTTGTATCCAGTATATTGGCGGTAATGGTATATAAATTTGTACCCGTATATTATACGCCATTGATGTTTATTCGTATGTATGAGCAGCATCAGGATGGGAAGAAAATGAAACTCGATCATACGTGGGTTCCTATATCCAAGATCGCCCAGCCTTTGGTTCAAGCGGTCATAGCGTCGGAGGATAACCTGTTCATGGAGCATAATGGCTTTGATGTGGAACAAATCCAGAAGGCACGGGCCGAGGCCGAGAAAGGTAAAAGGGTAAGAGGTGCCAGCACGATTTCCCAGCAGACCGCTAAGAATGTATTTCTTTGGCCGGGGAAAAGTTATTTACGGAAAGGTATCGAGGTCTATTTTACCTTCTTGATCGAATGGATATGGGGAAAGGAACGTATTATGGAAGTCTATCTGAACTCGATAGAGATGGGGGAGGGCATCTATGGTGCGGAGGCGGTAGCGGAGGCTCATTTCGGTAAGCATGCCTACCAATTGACCAAAAGCGAGGCAGCCCTAATAGCGGCCACACTTCCAAATCCCCGGAAGTTTAATTCTGCTAAACCGTCACCTTATATGCTGAAACGACAAGCGAAAATAATTTCCTTAATGGGAAAACTGATAAAAGTAGAAATGGGATATGGTGCCGGGCAAGTTGATCCCGGTACCGGAAAGGTTAAAAAAAGAAAGAAATGGAGAGCTTCCGTTATCATGACTTGGGACGAATCGCTTATGCCGATGCGTTAG
- the lipB gene encoding lipoyl(octanoyl) transferase LipB codes for MESFRYHDLGRIAYADALEYQTAAFEVLLDAKATGKKEDNQLFFCEHLPVLTIGKSGKDSNLLIPEETLRERGVSFYHINRGGDITYHGPGQITGYPVFDLEYWNLGLKQYIHMLEETIIRFLSLYDLKGERLEGATGVWLDPEVPGRARKICAIGVKSSRFVTMHGFALNINTDLSYFSLINPCGFTDKGVTSLAMELGVPQDFELAKSQLRSIFMEIFA; via the coding sequence ATGGAGAGCTTCCGTTATCATGACTTGGGACGAATCGCTTATGCCGATGCGTTAGAATATCAGACAGCTGCTTTCGAGGTCTTATTGGATGCGAAGGCAACGGGAAAGAAAGAGGATAATCAATTATTCTTTTGTGAGCATTTACCGGTCTTGACGATCGGTAAAAGTGGCAAGGACTCTAATTTGCTTATCCCCGAGGAAACTTTACGGGAACGAGGGGTCTCGTTTTACCATATAAACAGAGGGGGGGATATAACGTATCACGGGCCGGGACAGATTACCGGTTATCCGGTATTTGATCTGGAATATTGGAATCTGGGATTGAAACAATACATCCATATGCTGGAAGAGACGATCATCCGTTTCCTATCGCTTTACGACTTGAAAGGGGAACGTTTGGAAGGGGCGACGGGTGTATGGCTAGACCCTGAAGTACCGGGGCGTGCCCGTAAGATCTGTGCGATTGGCGTGAAAAGCAGCCGGTTCGTTACGATGCATGGCTTTGCTTTGAATATAAATACGGATCTGAGTTACTTTTCATTGATCAACCCTTGTGGTTTTACGGATAAAGGCGTTACCTCCTTGGCTATGGAGTTGGGGGTACCCCAAGACTTTGAGTTGGCAAAAAGTCAATTGAGATCGATTTTCATGGAAATCTTCGCTTGA
- a CDS encoding tRNA-dihydrouridine synthase family protein, translated as MAVIHFAPLQGYTDSVYREAHTRVFGGVDTYYTPFVRIEKGGFRNKDLKDIACDRNRQVHVVPQLIASTPDEFRPIVRLFQENGYKEADINLGCPFPMQVRAHRGSGLLRYKEEAESLLRTIEEFPDISFSMKMRLGWECTDESFVLLSLLNKLPLKHITLHPRLGIQQYKGAIDWDGFSRFYDECELPLYYNGDLVGLEDIRGIKERFPGLAGIMLGRGLLASPWLATEFVSGQVLTVNERRDKLVMFHESLMDEYAARLEGGEHQVLSKMKTIWDYLLPEADKRLRKKVLKSTSLTSYQSAVKDLLSL; from the coding sequence ATGGCAGTCATTCATTTCGCTCCTTTGCAAGGATATACGGATTCGGTTTATAGAGAGGCGCATACCCGAGTATTCGGGGGCGTAGATACCTATTATACTCCTTTCGTAAGGATAGAGAAAGGTGGTTTCCGGAATAAGGACTTGAAGGATATCGCTTGCGATAGAAATAGGCAGGTACATGTCGTACCGCAATTGATCGCTTCCACACCAGACGAGTTTCGGCCGATCGTGCGTTTATTCCAAGAGAATGGATACAAGGAAGCGGATATTAATTTAGGATGCCCTTTCCCTATGCAGGTCCGTGCGCATAGAGGCTCGGGACTTTTGCGGTACAAGGAAGAGGCCGAGTCTTTATTACGTACGATTGAGGAGTTCCCGGATATTTCTTTTTCTATGAAAATGCGTTTGGGGTGGGAGTGTACCGACGAGTCATTCGTGCTTCTTTCCTTATTAAATAAGTTACCTTTGAAGCATATAACCTTGCATCCCCGGTTAGGGATACAGCAATATAAAGGAGCTATCGATTGGGATGGATTCTCTCGTTTTTATGATGAATGTGAACTTCCCTTATATTATAATGGAGATTTAGTGGGGCTGGAAGATATCCGAGGAATAAAGGAGCGTTTTCCGGGGCTTGCCGGGATCATGCTGGGACGAGGGTTATTGGCCTCTCCTTGGCTGGCCACTGAGTTTGTGTCCGGACAGGTCTTGACCGTGAATGAGAGGCGGGATAAACTAGTCATGTTCCATGAGTCGTTGATGGATGAATATGCTGCCCGGTTGGAAGGTGGCGAGCATCAGGTATTATCTAAAATGAAGACAATCTGGGATTATCTTTTGCCGGAGGCCGATAAAAGGCTTCGCAAGAAAGTATTGAAAAGTACTTCCCTTACTTCTTATCAGTCGGCAGTGAAAGATTTGTTGAGTCTTTGA
- a CDS encoding translocation/assembly module TamB domain-containing protein encodes MPGILLRIPYIQNKVSEVATTQLSGHLGVPVKIGNVDIEWFNRLVLEGLYLEDQDGKVMFEANHVAAGFEIMPLLEGKFVFTTVRLFGFSFNLRKHTPESPLNLQFVIDAFASKDSIKKEKNIDLRFNSIMIRRGNFSYNVDSEKETPGKFNAKHIDIKNLSAKISLKAFNKDSVNAHIKKMSFDEASGFSLNKLSLNVVGNRDSAFVQDFEVRLPQTNLKIGRARIDLSEIDSLPALLNNAPIDLNITPSQICLKDLSPFVPAFKNFADTIELSAEANGYINNFNLKRLTLKYSDKMLFIGQMELKNITYPEETYLLGKVNKMYITTDGISSLANNFNERPKSLPAPVVKLGTINFTGEISGFFDNLVAFGKLSSSIGSIQTDLIFGSNKDKNIAAYLRGRIASSNLRLHELFGENNPFGEARFDINIDTRRPVGGNFSGNIQAQVKEFDYKAYKYKDINLSGNFRKSSFDGTIHVNDPNGELHAQGIFQHQGQNSLFNFTARLDHFRPDRLNLTDKYEAPNISLALNADFTGDNIDNLEGSITLDSLSFETTPSSFFLKKFEVVASGHSLDRQLTITSDILNGEVTGSYSFNTLIPSLMNTFKGYVPALINTTQKKQIVKENNFALLLTIENTEALSTTLKLPFTMVQPGRITGHYNNIYNKFRIEAWLPKFNLGKSMFESGYLVCDNPNDKVNLQLKTINYNDKGLRNYLDIKADAKDNLVNTLIGWANNKERLFKADISASTLFVEEESEKGPAKLRTEVTLNKSPLIIKDTLWTINPANITIREGKIGIEHFRVDHETQYLSMEGTISKDPADTLLVDLKQIELSYVFDVLNIPVLQFGGEATGKFYVNDLFNSRMLNTDLEVKNFSFNQTPLGRLNLFSEWDNAQKGILMLGSIYKNDSTWTDVNGYVFPVGPNAGLSLYFDANDINLAFLQPFVDTVVKNLQGRGFGSIHLHGPFKELNVEGDAYVMDGGVGVDFLDTYYTFSDSVHLDSTSVNLRNITVKDQFGNLGKVSLKFNHLHFRDYSFLVNVQGNNMLMYNANQKKNPLIYGTVFASGTAQIKGNGKLIDFDINMKSEPKTAIYLDFMNKNSATDYDFITFVDKSKLAANVDSTSTHPLNIVHETDEGAELRMNFLLDITPDADIELIMDPIAGDRIKGNASGSLQIQYGTRSDLRMYGDVNIVQGNYNFSLQQIIHKDFKIRDGSTINFRGDPFNAHMDINAIYNLTANIGDLDQSLLQESSRTNIPVNCVLNLKGALRSPSISFDLEFPNSNEELERQVKAFIDTEDMMTRQIVYLLVLNKFYTPEYAQTSYKSSELNAVASSAISAQLSNLLGSFTDKVQIGTNIRAGQDGFKEDTEYEMILSSQLLNNRLLINGNFGMRNTVTTGKNNTFIGEFDLEYKLTPSGEIRLKAYNHARDMYFGLKQALTIQGVGIMYRKDFTNFSEIFRRRKRPLLPLIPKDSTNVPPVVKDSTNLSLPTDKK; translated from the coding sequence TTGCCGGGCATCTTACTGAGAATTCCTTATATTCAAAACAAAGTATCAGAAGTAGCCACGACCCAGTTATCCGGCCACCTCGGTGTGCCCGTAAAGATCGGTAACGTGGATATCGAATGGTTCAATCGCCTAGTACTGGAAGGGCTTTATCTGGAAGACCAAGACGGGAAAGTCATGTTCGAGGCGAACCATGTGGCGGCGGGATTCGAGATCATGCCGTTACTGGAAGGGAAGTTCGTCTTCACGACGGTACGTTTGTTCGGTTTCTCCTTCAACCTACGAAAACATACGCCCGAAAGCCCCTTGAACCTGCAATTCGTCATCGACGCTTTCGCCAGCAAGGATTCGATAAAGAAAGAGAAGAATATCGATCTCCGTTTCAACTCCATCATGATCCGAAGAGGTAATTTCAGCTATAACGTGGATAGCGAGAAAGAGACCCCGGGAAAGTTCAACGCCAAGCATATCGATATCAAGAACCTGAGTGCCAAGATATCCCTCAAGGCTTTTAACAAGGACAGCGTGAACGCCCATATCAAGAAGATGAGTTTCGATGAGGCATCCGGTTTCTCCTTGAATAAGTTATCGCTGAACGTGGTCGGGAACCGGGATAGCGCTTTCGTGCAGGACTTCGAGGTACGCTTGCCGCAGACAAACTTGAAGATCGGGCGTGCCCGGATCGATTTAAGCGAGATCGATAGCCTTCCCGCTCTCTTGAACAACGCTCCGATCGATTTGAATATAACACCTTCGCAAATCTGCCTGAAAGACTTATCCCCTTTCGTCCCGGCGTTCAAGAACTTCGCCGACACGATTGAGTTATCGGCCGAGGCAAACGGCTACATCAATAATTTTAACTTGAAGCGCCTCACCTTGAAGTATAGCGATAAGATGCTGTTTATCGGCCAGATGGAACTGAAAAACATCACCTATCCTGAGGAAACGTATCTTTTAGGGAAGGTGAATAAGATGTATATCACGACAGACGGCATCTCCAGTCTGGCCAATAACTTCAATGAGCGTCCGAAGAGTCTCCCGGCCCCGGTCGTCAAATTGGGGACGATCAATTTCACGGGCGAGATATCAGGCTTTTTTGATAACCTAGTCGCTTTCGGAAAATTATCGTCTTCCATCGGCTCCATACAGACAGACTTGATATTCGGTAGCAACAAGGATAAGAATATAGCCGCTTACCTACGGGGACGCATCGCCTCCAGCAACTTGCGGCTCCATGAGTTATTTGGTGAGAATAATCCTTTCGGGGAGGCTCGCTTCGACATCAATATCGATACCCGTAGACCTGTTGGCGGAAATTTCTCCGGAAATATCCAAGCACAAGTCAAGGAGTTCGATTATAAAGCTTATAAATACAAGGATATAAATCTTTCCGGTAATTTCAGGAAGAGTAGTTTCGATGGGACTATCCATGTAAACGATCCCAATGGCGAGTTACACGCCCAAGGCATCTTCCAGCACCAAGGGCAAAACTCCTTGTTTAATTTCACCGCCCGCCTCGATCATTTCCGGCCGGACCGATTGAACCTGACAGACAAATATGAGGCGCCGAATATCTCCTTGGCTTTAAACGCGGATTTCACCGGAGATAATATCGATAATCTGGAAGGTAGCATCACGTTGGACAGTCTTTCTTTCGAGACCACTCCCAGCAGCTTCTTCCTTAAGAAATTCGAAGTAGTTGCCTCGGGGCATAGTCTCGACCGGCAATTAACCATAACGTCCGATATCTTGAATGGAGAGGTCACCGGGTCTTACTCATTCAACACGCTAATCCCCAGCCTTATGAATACGTTCAAGGGATATGTGCCAGCCTTGATCAACACGACCCAGAAAAAACAAATCGTGAAAGAGAATAACTTCGCCCTCCTATTAACGATCGAGAATACGGAAGCGCTTTCTACGACATTAAAACTACCGTTCACGATGGTGCAACCCGGACGGATCACGGGACATTATAATAATATTTATAATAAGTTCCGTATCGAGGCGTGGCTTCCGAAGTTCAATCTCGGGAAATCCATGTTCGAATCCGGCTACTTGGTCTGCGACAATCCGAACGATAAGGTAAACCTCCAATTAAAAACGATTAATTATAACGACAAGGGACTGCGTAACTACCTTGATATCAAAGCAGACGCTAAAGATAATCTGGTGAACACCCTGATTGGCTGGGCGAATAATAAAGAGCGGTTATTTAAGGCCGACATCTCCGCCTCTACCCTTTTTGTCGAAGAGGAAAGCGAGAAAGGGCCGGCCAAGTTACGTACGGAAGTCACGTTGAATAAAAGCCCCCTCATTATTAAAGACACGCTCTGGACCATCAATCCGGCGAATATAACGATTCGTGAGGGCAAGATCGGTATTGAGCATTTCCGGGTAGATCATGAGACCCAGTATTTATCTATGGAAGGGACGATCTCAAAAGATCCGGCAGATACTTTATTGGTAGACTTGAAGCAAATAGAGCTGAGTTATGTCTTCGACGTATTGAATATCCCAGTCTTGCAATTCGGAGGTGAGGCTACCGGTAAGTTCTACGTGAATGATTTATTCAATAGCCGTATGCTAAACACGGATCTGGAAGTAAAGAATTTCTCATTCAACCAAACCCCCTTGGGTCGCCTCAATCTCTTCAGCGAATGGGACAACGCACAGAAAGGTATCCTTATGCTGGGAAGCATCTACAAGAACGACAGCACTTGGACGGATGTAAACGGCTATGTATTCCCGGTCGGACCCAATGCGGGGCTATCCTTGTATTTCGATGCCAATGATATCAATCTAGCTTTCTTGCAGCCCTTTGTCGATACGGTCGTAAAGAACTTGCAAGGCCGGGGATTCGGAAGTATACATTTGCACGGCCCCTTTAAGGAGCTGAATGTCGAGGGAGATGCCTATGTCATGGATGGAGGGGTAGGCGTTGATTTCTTGGATACGTATTATACCTTCTCCGATTCCGTCCACCTTGACTCTACATCCGTCAATTTACGGAATATCACGGTCAAGGATCAATTCGGCAACCTAGGGAAAGTCAGCCTCAAGTTCAACCATTTGCATTTCCGGGATTATAGCTTCCTCGTAAACGTGCAAGGCAATAATATGTTGATGTATAACGCCAACCAGAAAAAGAATCCGCTGATTTACGGAACTGTATTCGCCAGTGGAACGGCGCAGATCAAGGGTAACGGTAAGTTGATCGACTTTGATATTAATATGAAAAGCGAACCTAAGACCGCTATTTATCTGGACTTCATGAATAAGAACTCGGCTACGGACTATGATTTTATCACGTTCGTCGATAAAAGCAAGTTGGCCGCTAACGTAGATTCCACGTCCACACACCCATTGAATATCGTACACGAGACAGACGAGGGAGCCGAGCTACGAATGAACTTCCTCCTTGATATCACACCCGATGCCGATATAGAGCTAATCATGGACCCGATAGCGGGAGACCGTATCAAAGGAAACGCCAGTGGAAGTTTACAAATACAATATGGAACAAGAAGTGATCTTCGTATGTATGGCGACGTGAATATCGTACAAGGAAACTATAATTTCAGCTTACAGCAAATCATCCATAAAGACTTTAAGATCAGAGACGGTAGCACGATCAATTTCCGTGGCGATCCCTTTAATGCCCATATGGATATCAATGCGATCTACAATCTGACCGCAAATATCGGAGACTTGGATCAGAGTCTCTTACAAGAAAGTTCTCGAACAAACATACCCGTCAATTGCGTCTTAAACCTTAAAGGCGCATTGCGCAGCCCGTCTATTTCCTTCGACTTAGAATTTCCGAACTCTAACGAGGAATTAGAGCGTCAAGTCAAAGCGTTTATAGACACAGAGGATATGATGACTCGGCAAATTGTTTATTTGCTGGTGTTAAATAAATTCTACACACCAGAATATGCCCAAACGAGTTATAAGTCTAGCGAGTTAAACGCCGTGGCTTCATCCGCTATCTCAGCGCAATTATCCAATCTATTAGGTAGTTTCACGGATAAAGTACAAATAGGGACAAACATACGAGCGGGACAGGACGGTTTCAAGGAAGACACGGAATATGAGATGATATTATCCAGCCAGTTGCTAAACAACCGCTTATTGATCAATGGTAATTTCGGTATGAGAAATACGGTCACTACAGGCAAAAATAACACTTTTATCGGAGAGTTCGACCTAGAATATAAGTTGACCCCCTCCGGTGAGATCCGGCTAAAGGCTTATAACCATGCCAGAGATATGTATTTCGGCCTGAAGCAAGCATTAACCATACAAGGTGTAGGTATCATGTACCGGAAAGACTTCACGAACTTCTCTGAGATTTTCAGGAGAAGAAAGAGGCCTCTTTTACCCTTGATCCCCAAAGACTCTACGAATGTCCCTCCCGTAGTCAAAGACTCAACAAATCTTTCACTGCCGACTGATAAGAAGTAA